The Pseudomonas extremaustralis genome contains a region encoding:
- the mfd gene encoding transcription-repair coupling factor — MPVLRLPQLPAAAGKQHWGNLPGAALSLAIAEAASAAKRFTLLLTADSQSAERLEQELSFFAPDLPVLHFPDWETLPYDLFSPHQDIISQRIASLYRLPELAHGVLVVPITTALHRLAPTKFLLGSSLVLDIGQKLDVEQMRTRLEASGYRCVDTVYEHGEFAVRGALIDLFPMGSKLPYRIDLFDDEIETLRTFDPENQRSIDKVESIKLLPAREFPLQKDAVTRFKARFRERFDVDFRRCPIFQDLSSGITPAGIEYYLPLFFDETSTLFDYLPQDTQVFSLPGIEQAAENFWNDVRNRYEERRVDPSRPLLPPAELFLPVEDCFARLKNWPRVVASQEDVDAGSGRTRFPAQTLPNLAIEAKASQPLEALSNFLGDFPGRVLFTAESAGRREVLLELLERLKLRPKTVDSWPDFVASKDRLAITIAPLDEGLLLDDPALALIAESPLFGQRVMQRRRREKRADANNDAVIKNLTELREGAPVVHIDHGVGRYLGLQTLEIDNQAAEFLTMEYAEGAKLYVPVANLHLIARYTGSDDALAPLHRLGSETWQKAKRKAAEQVRDVAAELLDIYARRAAREGYAFADPKADYATFSAGFAFEETPDQQTTIEAVRADMLAPKPMDRLVCGDVGFGKTEVAMRAAFIAVHGGKQVAILVPTTLLAQQHYNSFRDRFADWPVTVEVMSRFKSAKEVNAAVADLAEGKIDIVIGTHKLLSDDVKIKNLGLVIIDEEHRFGVRQKEQLKALRSEVDILTLTATPIPRTLNMAVSGMRDLSIIATPPARRLSVRTFVMEQNNSTVKEALLRELLRGGQVYYLHNDVKTIEKCAADLAELVPEARIAIGHGQMRERDLEQVMSDFYHKRFNVLIASTIIETGIDVPSANTIIIERADKFGLAQLHQLRGRVGRSHHQAYAYLLTPPRQQITGDAEKRLEAIANTQDLGAGFVLATNDLEIRGAGELLGDGQSGQIQAVGFTLYMEMLERAVKAIRKGEQPNLDQPLGGGPEINLRLPALIPEDYLPDVHARLILYKRIASATDEEGLKDLQVEMIDRFGLLPEPTKNLVRLTLLKLQAEQLGIKKVDAGPQGGRIEFEAQTPVDPLVLIKLIQGQPNRYKFEGATLFKFMVPMERAEERFNTLEALFERLIPKSV; from the coding sequence GTGCCCGTTCTGCGTCTACCGCAACTCCCTGCCGCGGCAGGTAAACAGCACTGGGGCAATTTGCCCGGTGCCGCCCTGAGCCTGGCCATCGCCGAGGCTGCCAGCGCAGCCAAGCGCTTTACCCTGCTGCTCACCGCCGACAGCCAAAGCGCCGAACGGCTGGAGCAGGAGCTGAGCTTCTTCGCCCCCGATTTGCCGGTGCTGCACTTTCCCGACTGGGAAACCCTGCCCTACGACCTGTTTTCGCCGCACCAGGACATCATCTCCCAGCGCATCGCCAGCCTTTACCGCCTGCCGGAACTGGCCCATGGCGTGCTGGTGGTGCCGATCACCACGGCGCTGCACCGCCTGGCGCCGACCAAGTTCCTGCTGGGCAGCAGCCTGGTGCTGGATATCGGCCAGAAGCTCGACGTGGAGCAGATGCGCACGCGACTGGAGGCCAGTGGCTACCGCTGCGTCGACACGGTCTATGAACACGGCGAATTCGCGGTGCGCGGCGCGCTGATCGACCTGTTCCCGATGGGCAGCAAGTTGCCATACCGCATCGACCTGTTCGATGACGAAATCGAGACCCTGCGCACCTTCGATCCGGAAAACCAGCGTTCCATCGACAAAGTAGAGTCGATCAAGCTGCTGCCGGCGCGGGAATTCCCCTTGCAGAAAGACGCGGTGACGCGCTTCAAGGCGCGCTTTCGCGAGCGCTTCGACGTCGACTTCCGCCGCTGCCCGATCTTTCAGGACCTGAGCAGCGGGATTACCCCGGCCGGTATCGAGTACTACCTGCCGCTGTTCTTCGACGAAACCTCCACCCTCTTCGACTATCTGCCCCAGGACACCCAGGTGTTCTCGCTGCCGGGTATCGAACAGGCGGCGGAAAACTTCTGGAACGATGTACGCAACCGCTACGAAGAGCGCCGCGTCGATCCATCCCGTCCTTTATTGCCGCCCGCCGAATTGTTCCTGCCGGTCGAAGACTGCTTCGCCCGCCTGAAAAACTGGCCGCGCGTGGTCGCCAGCCAAGAGGACGTGGACGCCGGCAGCGGCCGCACGCGCTTCCCCGCGCAAACCCTGCCGAACCTGGCGATTGAAGCCAAGGCCAGCCAGCCGCTCGAAGCGCTGTCCAACTTCTTGGGTGACTTCCCTGGCCGCGTGCTGTTCACCGCCGAATCGGCCGGGCGCCGCGAAGTGCTGCTGGAACTGCTGGAACGCCTGAAGCTGCGCCCGAAAACCGTCGACAGCTGGCCGGACTTTGTCGCGAGCAAGGATCGCCTGGCAATCACCATCGCGCCGCTGGACGAAGGCCTGCTGCTGGACGACCCGGCCCTGGCCCTGATCGCCGAAAGCCCGCTGTTCGGCCAGCGCGTGATGCAGCGTCGCCGCCGCGAAAAACGCGCCGACGCCAACAACGACGCGGTGATCAAAAACCTCACCGAACTGCGCGAAGGCGCGCCGGTGGTGCACATCGACCACGGTGTCGGCCGCTACCTGGGCCTGCAGACCCTGGAAATCGACAACCAGGCCGCCGAATTCCTCACCATGGAATACGCCGAAGGCGCCAAGCTGTATGTGCCGGTGGCCAACCTGCACCTGATCGCCCGCTACACCGGCAGCGACGACGCCCTCGCGCCGTTGCACCGCCTGGGCTCAGAGACCTGGCAGAAAGCCAAGCGCAAGGCCGCCGAACAGGTGCGCGACGTCGCCGCCGAGTTGCTCGACATCTATGCCCGCCGCGCCGCGCGCGAAGGTTATGCGTTCGCCGACCCGAAGGCCGACTACGCCACCTTCAGCGCCGGTTTCGCCTTCGAAGAAACCCCGGACCAGCAAACCACCATCGAAGCGGTGCGCGCCGACATGCTCGCACCCAAGCCGATGGACCGCCTGGTCTGCGGCGACGTGGGCTTCGGCAAGACTGAAGTCGCGATGCGCGCCGCCTTCATCGCGGTGCATGGCGGCAAGCAAGTGGCGATCCTGGTGCCGACCACCCTGCTCGCCCAGCAGCACTACAACAGTTTCCGCGACCGTTTTGCCGACTGGCCCGTCACCGTCGAAGTCATGAGCCGCTTCAAGTCCGCCAAGGAAGTGAATGCCGCCGTCGCCGATTTGGCGGAAGGCAAGATCGACATCGTGATCGGGACGCACAAGCTGCTGTCGGACGATGTGAAGATCAAGAACCTGGGCCTGGTGATCATCGACGAAGAACACCGCTTCGGCGTGCGCCAGAAAGAACAGCTCAAGGCCCTGCGCAGTGAAGTCGACATCCTGACCCTCACCGCAACGCCGATTCCGCGCACGCTGAACATGGCGGTGTCGGGCATGCGTGACCTGTCGATCATCGCCACCCCACCGGCGCGACGCCTGTCGGTGCGCACCTTCGTGATGGAACAGAACAACAGCACCGTCAAGGAAGCGCTGCTGCGTGAATTGCTGCGCGGCGGGCAGGTGTACTACCTGCACAACGACGTAAAAACCATCGAGAAATGCGCCGCCGACCTCGCCGAACTGGTGCCGGAAGCCCGCATCGCCATCGGCCACGGGCAGATGCGCGAGCGCGACCTCGAACAGGTGATGAGCGACTTCTACCACAAGCGCTTCAACGTGCTGATCGCCTCGACCATCATCGAGACCGGCATCGACGTACCGAGCGCCAACACCATCATCATCGAGCGCGCCGACAAGTTCGGCCTGGCACAACTGCACCAGTTGCGCGGCCGCGTCGGACGCAGTCACCACCAGGCCTACGCCTACCTGTTGACGCCACCGCGCCAGCAAATCACCGGCGACGCGGAAAAACGCTTGGAAGCCATCGCCAACACCCAGGACCTGGGCGCCGGCTTCGTGTTGGCCACCAACGACCTGGAAATCCGTGGCGCCGGCGAACTGCTGGGCGACGGCCAGAGCGGGCAGATCCAAGCCGTGGGTTTCACCCTGTATATGGAGATGCTCGAACGTGCGGTGAAAGCCATCCGCAAAGGCGAGCAACCGAACCTGGATCAACCCCTGGGCGGCGGTCCGGAGATCAACCTGCGCTTGCCGGCATTGATTCCCGAAGACTACCTGCCGGATGTGCACGCGCGGCTGATCCTGTACAAGCGCATTGCCTCGGCCACCGACGAAGAAGGCCTCAAGGACCTGCAGGTCGAGATGATCGACCGCTTCGGCCTGCTGCCCGAACCGACCAAGAACCTGGTGCGCCTGACCCTGCTCAAATTGCAGGCCGAGCAACTGGGGATCAAGAAGGTCGACGCCGGGCCGCAGGGTGGGCGCATTGAGTTCGAAGCGCAGACGCCGGTGGACCCATTGGTGCTGATCAAGCTGATCCAAGGCCAGCCCAACCGCTACAAGTTCGAAGGGGCTACGCTGTTCAAGTTCATGGTGCCGATGGAACGTGCAGAAGAACGCTTCAATACCCTGGAGGCGCTGTTCGAGCGCCTCATCCCGAAATCTGTTTGA
- a CDS encoding CsiV family protein produces the protein MRVFRILSLMLVVLAPSAYADSPYQVEMILVRQNAEPELSSRAAPEDWDAGAVHLGDKMSPPRLSTIVDKLRADTNYTVLAHKAWEQNLGEQPVKIAITEGPEQFGQFPIEGVLSLQLGRFTDIDADFWINRFDSNGSVIASEHMAQKDVRTKNNQLNYLDGGHLALLIKITSLTAKPPSAPPPDIQD, from the coding sequence ATGCGCGTGTTCCGCATTCTGAGCCTGATGTTGGTGGTACTCGCACCCTCGGCCTACGCCGACAGCCCGTACCAAGTGGAAATGATCCTGGTGCGCCAGAACGCGGAACCGGAGCTAAGCAGCCGCGCCGCGCCGGAGGACTGGGACGCCGGGGCCGTGCACCTGGGCGATAAAATGAGCCCGCCGCGCCTGAGTACGATCGTCGACAAACTGCGTGCAGATACCAACTACACCGTGCTCGCCCACAAGGCCTGGGAGCAGAATCTCGGTGAACAGCCGGTAAAAATCGCGATCACCGAGGGCCCGGAACAGTTCGGTCAGTTTCCCATTGAGGGCGTGCTGAGCCTGCAACTGGGTCGTTTCACCGATATCGATGCGGACTTCTGGATCAACCGCTTCGACAGCAACGGCAGCGTGATCGCCAGCGAGCACATGGCCCAAAAGGACGTGCGCACCAAAAACAACCAGCTCAACTATCTGGACGGCGGCCACCTGGCGCTGCTGATCAAGATCACTTCGCTGACCGCCAAACCACCCAGCGCACCACCGCCCGACATTCAGGACTGA